In Intestinibacillus sp. Marseille-P6563, a single genomic region encodes these proteins:
- a CDS encoding S-layer homology domain-containing protein, with translation MDFVYQNELMSGTSTSRFDPNGTMNRAMLVTILHRQAGEPVVNYALLFDDVASGTWYTEAARWAAAEGIVSGMTETAFAPDSSITREQFATILYRYAQQRGVDVSVGENTNILSYVDALAISEYAIPAMQWACGAGIVVGSGAHLNPQGQATRAEAATMLMRFIQTVA, from the coding sequence GTGGACTTCGTTTATCAGAACGAGTTGATGAGCGGCACGTCGACATCCCGCTTTGACCCGAATGGCACGATGAACCGCGCGATGTTGGTCACCATCCTGCACCGGCAGGCGGGCGAGCCAGTCGTCAACTATGCGTTGCTGTTTGATGATGTGGCAAGCGGCACTTGGTACACCGAGGCTGCCCGCTGGGCGGCAGCCGAGGGCATCGTCAGCGGCATGACCGAAACGGCGTTTGCGCCGGACTCGTCCATCACCCGTGAGCAGTTCGCCACCATCCTGTACCGCTACGCGCAGCAGAGAGGCGTGGATGTGTCGGTAGGGGAGAACACCAACATCCTGTCCTACGTCGACGCACTTGCGATCAGCGAGTACGCTATCCCCGCCATGCAGTGGGCGTGCGGCGCAGGCATCGTTGTGGGGAGCGGCGCGCACCTGAACCCGCAGGGACAGGCGACCCGTGCCGAGGCCGCGACTATGCTGATGCGGTTTATCCAGACTGTTGCATAA
- a CDS encoding ABC transporter permease subunit, with protein MQKTFDKKKFLSQNSIWLVLIALVIIMSIAQPTFFSVGNLLTLLSGEAVKGIMAFGVMFAILSKGIDLTIGASAALVACITASLVQPADYANAILPGVGPLPAPVVILIGLALGAGIGAIYGAIIAYTKIPPFIATLGAQLICRAGAKMYTNRPVSNLSEDFRFLGSYRIGGVFPVIILVFFVMFAISAFLLTQTRFGKNVYAIGGNDQAARVAGINVEKNLILVYVWCSLCAAIAGMLLAGRAGSADPANSGLNYELDAIAAATVGGTSHTGGICRVSGVLAGILILGVINNGLVMLKVDDNMTNIVKGIIIVGSVVLDMRKNAKRA; from the coding sequence ATGCAGAAAACATTTGATAAAAAGAAATTCCTGTCGCAGAACTCGATCTGGCTGGTGCTGATCGCGCTGGTCATCATCATGAGTATCGCGCAGCCTACCTTCTTCTCGGTTGGCAACCTTTTGACCCTGCTCTCCGGCGAAGCCGTTAAGGGCATCATGGCCTTCGGCGTTATGTTCGCCATCCTGTCCAAGGGCATCGACCTGACGATCGGCGCATCCGCGGCGCTCGTCGCCTGTATCACCGCTTCGCTTGTGCAGCCGGCTGACTACGCAAATGCTATCCTGCCGGGCGTTGGCCCCCTGCCCGCTCCAGTCGTTATCCTGATCGGTCTGGCACTCGGCGCTGGCATCGGCGCCATCTACGGTGCGATCATCGCTTACACCAAAATCCCGCCGTTCATCGCAACCCTGGGTGCACAGCTCATCTGCCGTGCAGGTGCGAAAATGTACACCAACCGCCCGGTTTCCAACCTGTCGGAAGATTTCCGTTTCCTCGGTTCCTATCGCATCGGCGGCGTGTTCCCGGTCATCATCCTTGTATTCTTTGTCATGTTCGCCATTTCGGCGTTCCTGCTGACCCAGACCCGCTTCGGCAAAAATGTTTACGCCATCGGCGGCAACGACCAGGCCGCACGCGTGGCTGGTATCAACGTAGAAAAGAACCTGATTCTGGTTTATGTATGGTGCTCGCTGTGTGCAGCCATCGCCGGCATGCTGCTGGCTGGCCGCGCTGGTTCGGCTGACCCGGCAAACTCGGGCCTGAACTACGAACTGGACGCCATCGCTGCTGCAACGGTCGGCGGCACCTCCCATACCGGCGGTATCTGCCGTGTATCCGGTGTTCTGGCTGGTATCCTGATCCTCGGCGTTATCAACAATGGTCTGGTTATGCTGAAGGTCGACGATAACATGACCAACATCGTCAAGGGCATCATCATCGTTGGCTCGGTTGTTCTCGATATGCGCAAGAACGCCAAGCGTGCATAA
- the argC gene encoding N-acetyl-gamma-glutamyl-phosphate reductase, translating to MKPKIYIDGKEGTTGLQIYERLGSRDDIELLLIDEDKRKDTEERKKFLNAADIVFLCLPDAAAREAVTLIENDRTRVIDASTAHRTAEGWDYGFAELSAERRAAIAQSKRVANPGCHATGLIASVYPLIQMGLMPADYPLTVFSLTGYSGGGKKMIAEYEGEGRDTKLDSPRIYGLNLHHKHLPEMQKVCGLTYPPVFCPVVDDYYKGMAGTIQLHNALLTGHPSAQDICDKLAAYYEGQKLVTVAPFGGEDPMIAANTLAGKDSLQLIVCGHEEQTIVTALFDNLGKGASGAAVQNMNIMLGLDETTGLSL from the coding sequence ATGAAGCCTAAGATTTACATAGACGGCAAAGAGGGCACGACCGGCCTGCAAATTTATGAGCGTTTGGGCAGCCGGGACGACATCGAACTGCTGCTCATCGACGAAGACAAGCGCAAGGACACCGAAGAGCGCAAAAAGTTCTTGAATGCAGCCGATATCGTCTTTCTTTGCCTGCCCGACGCGGCAGCGCGCGAAGCGGTCACGCTCATCGAAAACGACCGCACGCGGGTGATCGATGCTTCCACCGCCCACCGGACGGCCGAAGGCTGGGACTACGGCTTTGCCGAACTGTCGGCCGAGCGCCGCGCGGCCATCGCGCAGTCTAAGCGAGTGGCCAATCCCGGCTGCCATGCGACCGGCTTGATCGCGTCGGTTTATCCGCTCATTCAGATGGGGCTGATGCCTGCCGACTATCCGCTGACCGTCTTTTCGCTGACCGGATACTCGGGCGGCGGCAAAAAGATGATTGCCGAATACGAGGGCGAGGGGCGCGATACCAAACTCGATTCTCCGCGCATTTACGGCCTGAATCTGCATCACAAGCATCTGCCCGAAATGCAGAAGGTCTGTGGCCTGACCTATCCGCCCGTGTTCTGCCCGGTCGTGGACGACTATTATAAGGGCATGGCGGGCACCATCCAGCTGCACAATGCCCTGCTGACCGGTCATCCGTCGGCGCAGGACATCTGCGACAAGCTGGCGGCCTACTATGAAGGACAAAAGCTGGTGACCGTCGCTCCCTTTGGGGGAGAGGACCCCATGATCGCAGCCAACACCCTGGCCGGCAAGGACAGCCTGCAACTGATCGTCTGCGGCCATGAGGAGCAGACCATCGTGACCGCCCTGTTTGATAATTTGGGCAAGGGTGCATCGGGCGCTGCGGTGCAGAATATGAACATCATGCTCGGCCTGGACGAAACCACCGGCCTGAGCCTTTGA
- the argJ gene encoding bifunctional glutamate N-acetyltransferase/amino-acid acetyltransferase ArgJ: MKIISGGVCAAKGFTAGSTRCGIKESREADDLAIILSECECTAAATYTLNRVKAAPIYVTMEHLEDGVARAIVANSGNANACAPDGMENALREAQAAAKFLGVEEDRVIVASTGVIGQRINIECIEENIGKVKLSANGSEAANQAIMTTDTKTKTAAIEFVVGGKVCHIGGICKGSGMIHPNMGTMLSFITTDCAITHEMLQDALSESVRRSYNRVTVDGDTSTNDMCVVLANGLAGNELIEWQNEDYEIFYRALHEVNVRLARQIAADGEGATKLIACEVNGARSEEAAERLAKAVCASSLVKAAMFGADANWGRVLCAMGYSKAPFRPEYVTVGFSSPAGRVVVCDHGHGLDFDEELAKKVLLENEVTITVDLYEGESSATCWGCDLTYDYVKINGDYRT; this comes from the coding sequence ATGAAGATTATTTCCGGCGGCGTATGCGCCGCAAAGGGCTTTACAGCGGGTTCGACCCGCTGCGGCATCAAGGAAAGCCGTGAGGCAGACGATCTGGCGATCATCCTGTCCGAGTGCGAATGCACGGCAGCGGCGACTTATACCTTAAACCGCGTCAAGGCAGCCCCGATTTATGTGACCATGGAGCATCTGGAAGACGGCGTAGCACGTGCGATCGTTGCCAATTCGGGCAACGCCAACGCCTGTGCGCCCGACGGCATGGAAAATGCGCTGCGCGAAGCGCAGGCAGCTGCTAAGTTCCTGGGCGTGGAAGAGGACCGCGTGATCGTGGCTTCCACGGGCGTCATCGGCCAGCGCATCAACATCGAATGCATCGAAGAAAACATCGGTAAGGTCAAGCTGTCGGCCAACGGCTCGGAAGCAGCCAACCAGGCCATTATGACCACCGACACCAAGACCAAGACCGCGGCCATCGAATTTGTGGTCGGCGGCAAGGTGTGCCACATCGGCGGCATCTGCAAGGGCAGCGGCATGATTCACCCGAATATGGGCACCATGCTGTCCTTCATTACGACCGACTGCGCCATCACCCATGAAATGCTCCAGGACGCGCTGTCCGAGAGCGTGCGCCGCAGCTACAACCGCGTGACCGTGGACGGCGATACGTCCACCAATGACATGTGCGTGGTTCTGGCCAACGGTCTGGCCGGCAATGAACTGATCGAATGGCAGAACGAAGACTATGAGATCTTCTACCGCGCGCTGCATGAAGTAAATGTCCGTCTGGCACGCCAGATCGCAGCCGATGGCGAGGGCGCAACTAAGCTGATCGCCTGCGAAGTCAATGGCGCGCGCAGCGAGGAAGCCGCTGAGCGTCTGGCCAAGGCGGTCTGCGCATCCAGCCTGGTTAAGGCGGCGATGTTTGGCGCGGATGCCAACTGGGGCCGCGTGCTGTGTGCGATGGGTTATTCCAAGGCGCCGTTCCGTCCGGAGTATGTGACCGTTGGTTTCTCGTCGCCGGCTGGCCGGGTGGTTGTTTGCGACCATGGCCATGGCCTGGACTTTGACGAAGAGCTGGCCAAGAAGGTGCTGCTCGAAAACGAAGTGACCATCACGGTCGATCTGTATGAGGGCGAAAGCTCGGCCACCTGCTGGGGCTGTGACCTAACCTATGATTATGTCAAGATCAACGGCGATTACCGCACCTAA
- a CDS encoding DUF6273 domain-containing protein: protein MKKRLLSLFCVFALLVGLMPTVAFAVDGTGQAIQFVDNGTAANIIGGQADSIYFGTYQQSSAGDTQPSGEEGVYWIKSDTATKNNVGPYYFIEPVKWLVLKNESNELFLLSDQILDRMEYNKVDGKIKWPQSTICSWLNGLNENNGIGEGPIDYSSDNFLDTAFSDKEQAVIQSETIEEKNDNIALLSYTDFNNVPQDKKEPTVTDYSIGLGSNDTKWWIRPTSTYYGNGTYSMYVLTNFPVGNSTRLNYFYGVRPAFHLDLNSVLFTSAAVGGKSSGAVGADALKQVEPYDGSEWKLTLKDDSRNSFSASVAAHSGNIAYIDYSGAAAGANEYISAIVTDSNNTIQYYGRIAKSTASDGSTGINVSSVPSGDTLWVFSEQYNGDKMTDYASNLVRVNLQGYENTPDAYGITNTLENLTNSNSAGYRLQSEGSDYTATLIPDSGYMLPETITVTVNNTSLTQGTDYTYDSETGQLTIMASAITGPIVITAAGIEKIYGISAVPTDLNFGSKTAGYPEAPTAQTVTITNTGNHILTVNLPGSTNYTVTEGTGFVNGVASLAPNGTATFTVQPITGLGVGSYRESLNISGSDGSKSVSAKVDLCFEVTQQTGGGGGSSGGSSTSTKTPSQQAIDKIENAKSGEVVEITLSTSNTKLDQEVFEKLAGRDVTLKISLPDGALWTVNGLDIPENADLSDLDLDVDMGTSSIPDAAFNAITGEVDTIPFTLKHNSEFGFPMTLTASLDKEYADLWANLYYYNTRTGELEFQSAHKIGANGTVGLPLTHGDQYAIVLDDRDHTPKAFPFETSRKATGTTMRWTSFIRTS from the coding sequence ATGAAAAAACGATTACTCAGCTTGTTCTGTGTATTTGCGCTGCTGGTGGGACTTATGCCTACCGTGGCGTTTGCAGTGGATGGCACGGGCCAGGCAATCCAGTTTGTGGACAATGGGACGGCCGCAAATATCATTGGCGGGCAGGCAGACAGCATTTATTTTGGCACATACCAGCAGAGCAGTGCTGGAGACACACAACCTTCCGGTGAGGAAGGCGTCTACTGGATTAAATCAGACACAGCGACCAAGAATAATGTGGGTCCGTATTATTTTATAGAACCTGTCAAATGGCTGGTGCTAAAGAATGAAAGTAATGAGCTATTCCTGTTATCCGATCAAATCCTTGATAGAATGGAATATAACAAAGTAGACGGGAAAATAAAATGGCCGCAATCTACCATTTGTTCTTGGCTCAACGGTCTTAACGAGAATAATGGTATAGGCGAGGGTCCGATAGATTATTCGAGCGATAATTTTTTAGACACTGCTTTTTCGGATAAGGAGCAAGCGGTTATTCAGTCTGAAACAATTGAGGAAAAGAACGATAATATTGCTCTTCTGTCATATACGGATTTTAATAATGTGCCGCAGGATAAAAAGGAGCCAACCGTAACAGACTATTCCATAGGTCTCGGGTCAAATGATACTAAGTGGTGGATACGTCCCACCTCGACCTATTATGGTAATGGCACGTATTCGATGTATGTGTTGACGAATTTTCCAGTGGGGAACAGTACAAGGTTGAACTACTTTTACGGGGTTCGTCCTGCCTTCCATTTAGATCTGAATTCTGTTCTCTTCACATCTGCCGCGGTCGGCGGCAAATCTTCCGGCGCCGTAGGCGCCGATGCGTTGAAGCAAGTGGAGCCGTATGACGGAAGCGAATGGAAATTGACGCTGAAAGATGATAGCCGCAACAGCTTCAGTGCAAGTGTAGCTGCCCATTCTGGCAATATCGCTTACATCGATTACAGTGGTGCAGCAGCAGGAGCCAATGAGTATATTTCCGCCATTGTCACAGATTCGAATAACACCATTCAATATTACGGGCGTATCGCAAAATCGACAGCTTCTGACGGATCCACAGGCATCAACGTTTCTTCCGTGCCGTCCGGCGATACACTCTGGGTATTTTCCGAGCAGTACAACGGCGATAAGATGACCGACTATGCCAGCAACTTGGTACGGGTCAATCTACAAGGCTATGAAAATACGCCAGACGCCTATGGCATCACCAATACGTTGGAGAATCTCACCAATAGCAATTCTGCAGGCTATCGCCTACAAAGCGAAGGCAGCGATTATACCGCCACCTTGATACCAGACAGCGGCTACATGCTGCCCGAGACCATCACTGTGACGGTGAACAACACATCGCTTACCCAGGGCACCGACTATACCTACGATAGCGAAACCGGTCAACTGACCATTATGGCAAGCGCCATCACCGGCCCCATCGTCATCACGGCGGCGGGCATTGAAAAGATCTACGGCATTTCCGCGGTGCCGACAGATCTGAACTTTGGCAGCAAAACAGCAGGCTATCCAGAAGCCCCCACCGCCCAGACAGTAACCATCACCAATACAGGCAACCACATATTAACGGTTAACCTACCTGGCAGCACGAACTATACTGTCACAGAGGGAACAGGCTTTGTCAATGGTGTCGCCAGCCTTGCCCCGAACGGTACAGCGACGTTTACGGTCCAGCCTATTACCGGACTTGGCGTGGGAAGTTATCGTGAATCCCTTAACATTTCCGGCAGTGACGGCAGTAAAAGTGTAAGCGCCAAGGTAGATCTTTGTTTTGAGGTAACGCAGCAGACCGGCGGTGGCGGCGGATCGTCGGGCGGCAGCAGTACGTCCACGAAAACTCCCAGCCAGCAGGCGATAGATAAGATTGAGAATGCAAAGAGCGGCGAAGTGGTAGAGATTACTCTCAGCACCAGCAACACCAAGCTGGACCAAGAGGTTTTCGAGAAACTCGCAGGCCGTGATGTGACGCTAAAGATCAGCCTGCCGGACGGAGCATTGTGGACGGTGAACGGGCTGGATATCCCCGAAAACGCTGACCTTTCCGACCTGGATCTGGACGTGGATATGGGTACCAGTAGCATCCCGGACGCTGCGTTCAACGCCATCACCGGTGAGGTAGATACCATCCCGTTCACCCTCAAGCACAACAGCGAGTTCGGCTTTCCCATGACATTGACCGCGTCGCTGGACAAGGAATATGCCGACCTGTGGGCGAATTTGTACTATTACAACACACGCACCGGGGAGCTGGAATTCCAGTCTGCCCATAAAATTGGTGCGAACGGTACGGTAGGCCTGCCGCTTACCCATGGCGACCAGTATGCCATCGTCCTTGACGACCGCGACCACACGCCCAAGGCGTTCCCGTTCGAGACGTCAAGGAAAGCGACTGGTACTACGATGCGGTGGACTTCGTTTATCAGAACGAGTTGA
- the argF gene encoding ornithine carbamoyltransferase, whose amino-acid sequence MKHLLKLLDCSTEEIIGLLDLADQLKYERKNNISHKLLEGKSIGLIFQKSSTRTRVSFETGMYQLGGQPLFLSARDLQIGRGEPVQDTARVLSRYLNGIMIRTFAQKEVEDLAEYGSIPVINGLTDFCHPCQVLADLMTIREKFAVLEGLKMCYIGDGNNMANSLIVGGLKTGMKVSVATPDDYRPDPLVMDFAQPNPNFSITNDPMKAAENADIVITDTWASMGMEEEKEARMKAFQGYQVNDELMAAAKPGAMVQHCLPAYRGQEITEKVFEEHADEIFEEAENRLHAQKAVMVTLMQDR is encoded by the coding sequence TTGAAGCATTTGCTCAAACTGCTCGATTGCAGCACCGAGGAGATCATCGGCCTGCTTGATTTGGCCGACCAGCTCAAATATGAGAGAAAGAACAATATTTCGCACAAGCTGCTCGAAGGCAAGTCGATCGGCCTGATTTTCCAGAAGTCGTCCACCCGTACCCGTGTTTCGTTTGAAACCGGTATGTATCAGCTGGGCGGTCAGCCGTTGTTCCTGTCCGCGCGCGATTTGCAGATCGGCCGCGGCGAACCGGTACAGGACACCGCACGTGTGCTGTCCCGTTACCTCAACGGCATTATGATTCGTACCTTTGCACAGAAGGAAGTCGAGGACCTGGCCGAATACGGCTCGATTCCGGTCATCAACGGCCTGACCGACTTCTGTCATCCGTGCCAGGTACTGGCCGACTTGATGACCATTCGTGAAAAGTTTGCGGTACTCGAAGGCCTCAAGATGTGCTACATTGGCGACGGCAACAATATGGCGAACTCGCTGATCGTCGGCGGTCTGAAAACCGGTATGAAGGTATCGGTTGCTACCCCGGATGATTACCGTCCGGACCCGCTGGTTATGGACTTTGCGCAGCCCAACCCGAATTTCTCCATCACCAATGACCCGATGAAGGCAGCGGAAAATGCCGATATCGTCATCACGGATACTTGGGCATCCATGGGCATGGAGGAGGAAAAGGAAGCACGCATGAAGGCGTTCCAGGGCTACCAGGTCAATGATGAACTGATGGCAGCTGCCAAGCCGGGTGCGATGGTGCAGCACTGTCTGCCGGCATACCGTGGCCAGGAGATTACCGAAAAGGTATTCGAAGAGCATGCCGACGAGATTTTCGAAGAAGCAGAAAACCGTCTGCATGCACAGAAGGCCGTTATGGTCACGCTGATGCAGGATCGATAA
- the argB gene encoding acetylglutamate kinase has product MNFDAETKANVLVEALPYIQEYYGQTVVVKYGGNAMINEELKDAVIHDIVLLNLIGVHVVVVHGGGPEISEMLKKIGKQSRFVNGLRYTDRETMDIVQMILCGKVNKDLVTLLEKAGGNGIGLGGMDGGLFQAKRLTDNEGTDYGYVGDIVDVNPQPVIDTLEKGYIPVVSTVAQGIDDETNYNINADTAACKLAVALGAKKLILLTDVRGLMRDLSDEESIIHRIKVSEVPALVKEGIISGGMIPKVECCVEAVRKGVERATILDGRVPHSILIELLSKVGEGTMFY; this is encoded by the coding sequence ATGAATTTTGATGCAGAAACCAAAGCCAATGTCCTGGTCGAGGCGCTGCCTTACATCCAGGAATATTATGGTCAGACGGTTGTCGTCAAATATGGCGGCAATGCAATGATCAACGAAGAACTCAAGGATGCGGTCATCCATGACATCGTGCTGCTGAACCTGATCGGCGTCCATGTCGTTGTGGTGCATGGCGGCGGCCCCGAGATTTCCGAAATGCTCAAGAAGATCGGCAAGCAGTCGCGGTTTGTCAACGGCCTACGCTACACCGACCGGGAAACCATGGACATCGTGCAGATGATCCTGTGCGGTAAGGTCAACAAGGACCTGGTCACCCTGCTGGAAAAGGCGGGCGGCAATGGCATCGGTCTGGGCGGTATGGACGGCGGTCTGTTCCAGGCCAAGCGCCTGACCGACAACGAAGGCACCGACTACGGCTATGTGGGCGACATTGTAGACGTCAATCCGCAGCCGGTCATCGACACTCTGGAAAAGGGCTACATCCCGGTTGTATCCACAGTGGCCCAGGGTATTGACGACGAAACCAATTACAACATCAACGCCGACACCGCAGCCTGCAAGCTGGCAGTTGCGCTGGGCGCAAAGAAGCTCATTTTGTTGACCGATGTACGCGGCCTGATGCGCGATCTGAGCGACGAAGAAAGTATCATCCACCGCATTAAGGTGTCCGAAGTGCCGGCTCTGGTCAAAGAGGGCATTATTTCGGGCGGCATGATTCCCAAGGTGGAATGCTGTGTGGAAGCCGTGCGTAAGGGCGTGGAACGCGCGACCATTTTGGATGGCCGGGTACCGCATTCCATCCTGATCGAGCTGCTCAGTAAGGTCGGCGAAGGTACGATGTTCTATTAA
- a CDS encoding aspartate aminotransferase family protein, producing the protein MKYQELKAQEQQYVMNTYGRFPIALDHGQGAVLWDVEGKKYIDLASGIGVCSVGYNNEKLVAAIDEQAHKLMHVSNLFTTAPMIQTAKTLVEATGMGKVFFSNSGAESNEGAIKLARKYSFDKYGKGRSKIVTLINSFHGRTVTTLNATGQDKFHNYFFPFTEGFDYAVANDIEDVKAKADDTTCAIMMELIQGEGGVLPLEPAFVKAVEAFCRERDLLLIIDEVQTGIGRTGSLFCFQQYDIQPDVVTTAKGIAGGLPMGAVIAAKTCCDVLGPGTHATTFGGTPTCCAAANAVLDIVNQPEFLQEVNKKGEYLKQGILNLGSDQIQGVRGKGLMLGIIVDPEKRAELVNACLDKGVLVLTAGTAAIRLLPPLTITYEEMDEALAILKTVF; encoded by the coding sequence ATGAAGTATCAAGAACTCAAAGCGCAGGAACAGCAGTATGTCATGAATACCTATGGCCGGTTCCCGATTGCGCTTGACCACGGCCAGGGCGCGGTGCTGTGGGACGTGGAAGGCAAGAAATACATTGACCTCGCGTCCGGTATCGGCGTATGCAGCGTGGGATATAACAACGAAAAGCTGGTGGCCGCTATCGACGAGCAGGCGCACAAGCTCATGCACGTGTCCAACCTGTTTACCACGGCGCCTATGATTCAGACGGCCAAGACCCTGGTGGAAGCGACCGGCATGGGCAAGGTGTTCTTCTCCAACTCGGGCGCGGAATCCAACGAAGGCGCCATCAAGCTGGCGCGTAAGTATTCGTTTGATAAGTACGGCAAGGGTCGCAGCAAGATTGTAACGCTCATCAACTCATTCCATGGCCGTACGGTCACGACCCTGAACGCGACCGGTCAGGATAAATTCCACAACTACTTTTTCCCGTTTACCGAAGGCTTTGATTATGCGGTAGCCAATGACATCGAAGATGTCAAGGCCAAGGCGGACGACACGACCTGTGCGATCATGATGGAGCTCATCCAGGGCGAAGGCGGCGTATTGCCGCTCGAACCGGCCTTTGTGAAGGCAGTCGAAGCGTTCTGCCGCGAGCGGGATTTGCTGCTCATCATCGACGAAGTGCAGACCGGCATCGGCCGTACCGGCAGCCTGTTCTGCTTCCAGCAGTATGACATCCAGCCCGACGTGGTCACCACGGCCAAGGGCATTGCAGGCGGTCTGCCGATGGGCGCTGTGATTGCGGCCAAGACCTGCTGCGACGTGCTGGGCCCCGGCACCCATGCTACCACCTTTGGCGGTACCCCGACTTGCTGTGCGGCAGCTAACGCCGTGCTGGACATCGTGAACCAGCCGGAATTTTTGCAGGAAGTCAATAAGAAGGGCGAATACCTCAAGCAGGGCATTTTGAATTTGGGCTCGGATCAGATTCAGGGCGTGCGCGGCAAGGGCCTGATGCTGGGCATTATCGTAGACCCCGAGAAGCGTGCCGAACTGGTCAATGCCTGCCTGGACAAGGGCGTTCTGGTGCTGACGGCCGGCACGGCTGCCATCCGTCTGCTGCCGCCGCTGACCATCACCTATGAAGAGATGGACGAAGCTCTGGCGATTTTGAAAACCGTATTTTAA
- a CDS encoding sugar ABC transporter ATP-binding protein: MTDIVKDFPGVRALKGVQLKVRPGTVHTLMGENGAGKSTLMKCLIGIHPPTSGKIVFEGKEIHFKNTLEALSSGISMIHQELSPVPERSVCENLWLGRAPRKGLIVDHKKMRQDSIELFQKLNLDVDPDEKMGNLTVAKMQMVEIAKAVSYDSRIVIMDEPTSSLTDAEVEHLFRIIAELKSKNVAIIYISHKMDEIFRISDDITVYRDGEYIATDRAENLNVDKVIQLMVGREVTDMFPKVDCPIGDTILKVENLSAGRAVKNVSFELHRGEILGMAGLVGAGRTETAEAIFGMRQITGGKIYKDGKELHIKSPEDAIANKIGLLTEDRRGNGIVGLLSVKDNTVLANLKKYGFPLDHKKMRADTEEYVKKLNTKTPTIDTPIQNLSGGNQQKVLVGRWLLTNPDILIVDEPTRGIDVGAKAEIHSLITKLAGEGKAIIMISSELPEVTGMSDRIVVMHEGTMTAIVDRKDFSSELILKYATSEVPYQPAAEKQ; this comes from the coding sequence CGCCCACCTCGGGTAAGATCGTTTTTGAAGGCAAAGAAATTCATTTTAAAAACACGCTGGAAGCACTGAGTTCCGGTATTTCTATGATTCATCAGGAACTTTCACCGGTGCCCGAGCGCAGTGTATGTGAAAATCTCTGGCTGGGCCGCGCGCCCCGCAAGGGTCTGATCGTCGACCACAAGAAGATGCGCCAGGACAGCATCGAGCTGTTCCAGAAGCTGAATCTGGATGTGGACCCGGACGAAAAGATGGGCAATCTCACGGTTGCCAAAATGCAGATGGTCGAAATCGCCAAGGCGGTTTCGTATGACAGCCGCATCGTTATCATGGACGAACCGACTTCGTCGCTGACCGATGCCGAAGTAGAGCATCTGTTCCGCATCATCGCAGAACTCAAATCCAAAAACGTAGCCATCATCTATATCTCCCACAAGATGGACGAAATCTTCCGCATTTCGGACGACATCACGGTGTATCGTGACGGCGAGTACATTGCCACCGACCGCGCGGAAAACCTGAACGTCGACAAGGTCATCCAGCTGATGGTCGGCCGCGAAGTGACCGACATGTTCCCCAAGGTGGACTGCCCGATCGGCGATACCATTTTGAAAGTTGAAAATCTGTCCGCTGGACGAGCGGTCAAAAACGTCTCGTTTGAGCTGCACCGGGGCGAAATCCTGGGTATGGCAGGTCTGGTCGGCGCGGGCCGTACCGAAACGGCTGAAGCCATTTTCGGCATGCGTCAGATCACCGGCGGTAAGATTTATAAGGACGGAAAAGAACTGCATATCAAGTCGCCGGAGGACGCAATCGCCAACAAGATTGGATTGCTCACCGAAGACCGGCGCGGCAACGGCATTGTCGGCCTGCTGAGCGTCAAGGACAATACCGTGCTGGCAAACCTGAAAAAATACGGATTCCCGCTCGACCACAAGAAGATGCGCGCGGATACCGAGGAATATGTAAAGAAGCTCAACACCAAAACACCGACCATCGACACGCCCATCCAGAACCTGTCGGGCGGCAACCAGCAGAAAGTGCTGGTCGGCCGGTGGCTGCTGACCAATCCGGATATCCTGATCGTCGACGAACCGACCCGCGGCATCGACGTAGGCGCAAAGGCTGAAATCCATTCGCTCATCACCAAGCTGGCGGGCGAAGGCAAAGCCATCATCATGATCTCCAGCGAATTGCCCGAAGTCACGGGTATGTCCGACCGCATCGTCGTCATGCACGAAGGCACGATGACCGCGATCGTCGACCGCAAGGACTTCTCGAGCGAACTCATCCTGAAATATGCTACCAGCGAGGTTCCTTATCAGCCCGCTGCCGAAAAGCAATAA